A region of the Labrys wisconsinensis genome:
CAGCACCACGTCGCGCGGGCCGGCGAGCGCCATCTGCTCGGGGGCGAGCTGGGCGACGTGGTCGATCAGCGCACAGCGCACGCCGAGCTTGCCGAAGGCATAGGCGAGATAGGCGGCCACCGGGAAGAGGCGCCTGGCGCCGAGCAGGTGGATGATCTCGGCCTCGGCCAGAAGATCGATGGCGCGGTCGATCAGGGCGGGATCGGCCGAGGCGCGCAGGCGATCGAGCGACACGGCCGCAGCCTGGGTGAAGCCTTCCAGCAGCGATGCCGAGATCGAGCCGGCGCCGCCGGCGCTGCGCAGCAGGGCCACGCGCTCGCGATAGTCGGGAAAGCGCTCCTTCAGCCGGCTGCGGAAGATCTGCTGCAGCTCGGAGAAGCCGTCATAGTCCAGCGCCTTGGCGAAGCGCACCAGCGTGGACGGCTGGACGCCCGCCCGCGCCGCCACCTCCGCCGCCGTGCCGAGGGCGACCTCGTCGGGGTGCTCGGTCGCGAAGGCGGCGACCTGCCTCAGACGCTTGGGCAGGCTCGCGGCCTGCGCCGCCAGGCGGGCGGCGAAGTCGTCATAGTCCGTCGCGGCGCTGTCGGGCATCGCTGAAGCCATGGTCATGAACGCTGCGCTCCTGTCCGATCCATCCGGCCGTACGGCCGGCG
Encoded here:
- a CDS encoding MurR/RpiR family transcriptional regulator codes for the protein MTMASAMPDSAATDYDDFAARLAAQAASLPKRLRQVAAFATEHPDEVALGTAAEVAARAGVQPSTLVRFAKALDYDGFSELQQIFRSRLKERFPDYRERVALLRSAGGAGSISASLLEGFTQAAAVSLDRLRASADPALIDRAIDLLAEAEIIHLLGARRLFPVAAYLAYAFGKLGVRCALIDHVAQLAPEQMALAGPRDVVLALSFTPYAPATLDLAQAAARRGLRIVAVTDSPFSPLAALAAVRLDVVEADHGAFRSLAATFALAMTLAVGIAEKRGLE